GCGATTCTACAACCTTTTTTCGCTCTAAAAACATTTCATAGCGCTGGGTAAGAGAAGCGTCACCCTGCTGGACCCAATCTATAAATTGGCGAATCTCTTTAATTGGCATGCCGGTTTTTTTGAGACAGTCGATTGTCCGAAGCATGGCCAGGTCTTCCTCGGAAAAAACGCGGTAACCGGATTCCATCCGTTCCATAAAAGGAAGCAGCCCTTCTTTATCATAAAAGCGAATCGTGCTAGTTGGTACATTCATGATTTTAGCAGCATCTTTAATTGTATATTTTTTCATTATAGCTCCTTAATGATCTTCAAAATGCACAAAAGATTTTTCAAGAAAAACATTGACCTTAAACTTAAGTTTAATGTTATCATAATCCTACAGTGAAATCAACGGAAACTGGAGAGTATGTGTGTAAAGTGTGGTAAATGCGAAAAGCATTGTCCTCAGAATATTCCAATACGTGATTCTTTAGTACAAGTGAAAAAACGCATGGAGCCATTTGGGTTTAAGCCAGTTAGGGCATTAGTGAAGAAAATTTGTGAAATAGCGCGTATGCGTAAGGATATCAGGAAAATAAGAATACGGAGGAACAAAATTGGATCGACGTAAATTTATAGTTAAAGGTGGAAAAGTTGTTTTAACTACCTCGCTTTTAGGTACCGGACTAATTAGTTCATTTTTAAACTTCGACCCAGCTTTTGGAGGAAATCCAACGAAAGATCAGAAAGAGACTTTCAATCGTTTAGCCAATTATGTTAACGGGAAATTTGTTAACGAGATTCCAACACAATTAATTATAAAGTCGTCAGATTCTACATCAACGAAGGCGGATCCAAGTGCTGATGCAAAGGACCGAAAACCGTCCAGTCCAATTCCTGTTTCCGTAGTTGATTGGAATAAAATAAAAAGTGAAAGAGATAATTTGACCTGGTTTGGGCACTCTGCTTTTCTAGTTAGTATTAATAATAAAAAGCTGCTAATTGACCCTATGCTCGGTCCTATTGCCTCACCGGTTTCCTTTGCAGGAATTAAAAGATATAAATATAGTGAAAATATTATACAGCAAATTATTGATAAAATGCCGCCTATTGACGCAGTCTTTATTTCCCATGACCATTATGACCATTTAGACTATCAATCCATTGTAAAGCTAAAGAACAAAGTATCCCATTTCTTTGTTCCTCTCGGAGTAAATGACCATCTGATTCGCTGGGGTGTTCCCAAAGAAAAAATAACGGAGTTGAATTGGAGGGAAGAAATGGAGTACCAAGGATTAACTGTTGCCTTGACACCAGCCAGACATTACTCGGGAAGAGGGATTTTTGATCGAAATACGACCTTATGGGGTGGGTGGGTCATCCTTGGGAAAAATACACGTTTATTTACCAGTGGAGATAGTGGATATGGTCCCCATTTTAAGGAAGTTGGAGAGAAATACGGGCCTTTTGATATCACCATAATTGATGGCGCTCAATATGACCAGCGCTGGCCGGATATTCATATGATCCCGGAACAATCTATCCAAGCAAATTTAGATGTGAAGGGTACGAATATGATATTAATGCATTGGGGGGCATTTACCTTAGCTAATCATGGTTGGAAAGACCCCATAGAAAGAGCTATAAAAGAGGCAAAAAAGGAAAAATTAAATTTGATTTACCCAAAAATTGGTGAAACAGTCCTATTAAGTTCAGACCTACACCTTCCTAGTTCTTCATGGTGGGATTTTTAGACTGTCAAAGCCCCCTACTTTTTACATGAAGGTATCAATTATTCATAGAAAGAAGGGATCGTGATGCCAAAATTACTCATCGTTGATGATGATATACATCTTCGGAAGCTGGTGCTCACATATGCCGAACTGGACGGATTCCAGTGCGAGGAATACGATAAGACCCTGGGAATAAGAAGAAGCTGTTTGCAAAAATACTGTATGAGTAGAAAAATTTATGGGTGGTTTCCATAGTACGAATCGAATAATAGGAACGCAGTTAAATTGAAATTTTGGAGGTATTATAATGAACGTAAAAGAAGCACTATACACTCGTCGTGCCTGCAGGGCATTTAAATCAGATCAAGTTGACCGTGACACAATTATAGATATACTAAACAATGCACAGCAAGCTCCATCTTGGGCGAACACTCAACCATGGGAGATATTTGTTGCAGGTGGCGATGCACTTAAGAGAATTAATCAAGCTTATTTGGATAACACAAAAAATCATGTTCCAACAAGCCTTGATATTCCAAGACCAACCAGCTGGCCGGAAGCAGCAAATGAGCGCATGAAGGAACTTATGTCTGGAGTTTCGGTTTTAGTGGACAATGCAGACAAGTTATTCGGTGAGTTGAATCTGAAGTTTTTTTATGCTCCAACAGTTATTTTCCTTTGTATGGATAAAAGCCTTACTCCATGGTCAATGTTCGATTTGGGAGCACTTTCTCAGAGTATTATGCTTGCGGCGACCGAGCGCGGTTTAGCAACAATGCCGGCGGTAGAACTAGTTCATTACCCAGAAGTTCTTCGTAGTCAGCTGGATATCTCAGACAATCTCTCAGTTGTCTTTGGCATAGCTATTGGCTATGCAGATGAGCAACATCCGATGAATAAATTTAAAGCCACACGAAGACCGATATCGGAAGTAGCTGTAATTAAAGGGTTTGAATAAAGTTCGTTTTTCGTTCTCTTGGCTGGTTTTAAACCAACTATATAAAGAGATAAATTATTTAGAAATTGCTACTGAGTCAGTAGCAATTTTTTTTGTTAGTACTATATGTTAGAAATATGATTTTAAACGTGGCTAAAAATATTTATAGCATTTACAGTAAAATTGTCATATAATATATTTGTTAGAAAGCTAACTATTAGCTTTCTAACAAATACGATAATTAGGAGAGCGAAAATGACATTACCTATCCGATTTTTATTAGCCCAAATTTTATATATTCGTAACAAGGAGTTCCGACCTTATATGGCGCAAGCTGGTCTTAGCTCTGGATACCCTAAAATACTGGATTACCTGTCTTTCTGCGAAGGAAGTACACAGAAGGAACTGGCAGTAGGTTGTGGAGTAGAACCTGCAACTATGTCGGTGCTTTTAGATAACCTAGAAAAGGAAGGCTATATTGAGAAAAGAATTACTAAGGAAAATAGAAGAGCTTTTCAAATATTTTTTACGGAAAAAGGCAGAGATAAGCATGATGAGATAAGACAGAAGATCGACTCTCTGGAAGAGCAGGCGTTCAAAGGTTTTACTCAGGAAGAACAAGAACTATTTCAATCATACTTAGAGCGATATTACCGTAATTGGTGTGATGAAAGTAATTAGAAAAGTAGTAAAGGCATAAGGGAGACTGCAAATGGTACAAGTTAAACCAAGTAGCGAATCACAACATGTTGACAAACTATGGAATAAGAACTTTATTATTTTATTAGGAGCTAATATATTTATCTATATGGCTTTTTATCTTGTCATCACTCTATTATCAAAGTATGCAATAAGTTTAGGCGCATCATTAAGTATGGCAGGAATGATTGTAGGCTTATTTGCAATTATTGTACTTTTCATTGGCCCATTTGGGGGCTTACTAACAGATAGAACCAATAAAAAGTATGTAATGATAATAGGCACTTTAATAAATGGTATTGCTACACTTGGGTATAGCTTTGCACCTAACATTGGAATTCTGATATTTTTTAGAGTATTGCATGGAGTCGGTTTCAGTGTTACTACTGCATCAGGTCTTGCTTGGGCCACAGACTTTATACCTAAAAACAAGATGGGAGAAGGTATAGGTTACCTTGGAATTAGCCAAATTATTGCTACAGCTTTTGGCCCTGAAATAGGAATAGAGGCAGCAAGCGGAATCGGTATTTCAAAAACATTCATCATAGCAGCAGTATTACCTATTATAGCGTCAATATTTATGAGCTTTATATCCAATGAAAATCAGGCTTGTAAGAAAAATAGTGCAGATAAAAAGAACAAAATTAATTTTAGAGCTATTATTGCAACTGAAATTCTACCTCTTTCTCTCATCGGTGGTTTATTTTCCCTCGGAAACGGTCTGGTTGCCTCTTTTTTAGTTTTGCTAGGGGAACAACGTAATATCAAAGGCGTTGGCATATATTTTATAGTAAATGCATTGCTTCTTGTTTTTACAAGACCATTATCCGGTAAACTATATGATAGAAGAGGCCTCTCCATCATATTATATCCTGCATTACTTTTTAGCACTATGGAATCACTGTTATTAGGTCATGCCAATGCACTCTGGATGATAATCTTAGCAGCGGCTGTTAAGGCATTCGGACAGGGAACTGCACAACCTGCACTGCAGGCAGAGTGTCTTCGTAAACTAGGCAGCCAACGAAGAGGGGTAGCTTCAAGCACGTATTTTTTAGGCGCTAGCATTGGACAGGGGTTTGGGCCGCTGATAGGCGGAAGTATTGCGTCCGTATTTGGATATGCTGGAATGTTTAATTTCAGTGCAGTGATGATGTTGTGCGGTATTTTAGGATATACTATATATAATAAAAAAAGAGCCGTACTTCATGTATAGGAACCCATGGACAAACTGAGGTATAGGGATAGAATGAGCCAACGTTTAGAACGTTGGCTTATTTAATGCCTAAAAACGTGTATA
This Desulfosporosinus orientis DSM 765 DNA region includes the following protein-coding sequences:
- a CDS encoding MerR family transcriptional regulator, encoding MKKYTIKDAAKIMNVPTSTIRFYDKEGLLPFMERMESGYRVFSEEDLAMLRTIDCLKKTGMPIKEIRQFIDWVQQGDASLTQRYEMFLERKKVVESQMAELQSTLEIVNFKCWYYKAAIEAGSEKPIEEYVKKEMLAREEASQNNNMKI
- a CDS encoding 4Fe-4S binding protein; translation: MESMCVKCGKCEKHCPQNIPIRDSLVQVKKRMEPFGFKPVRALVKKICEIARMRKDIRKIRIRRNKIGST
- a CDS encoding MBL fold metallo-hydrolase → MDRRKFIVKGGKVVLTTSLLGTGLISSFLNFDPAFGGNPTKDQKETFNRLANYVNGKFVNEIPTQLIIKSSDSTSTKADPSADAKDRKPSSPIPVSVVDWNKIKSERDNLTWFGHSAFLVSINNKKLLIDPMLGPIASPVSFAGIKRYKYSENIIQQIIDKMPPIDAVFISHDHYDHLDYQSIVKLKNKVSHFFVPLGVNDHLIRWGVPKEKITELNWREEMEYQGLTVALTPARHYSGRGIFDRNTTLWGGWVILGKNTRLFTSGDSGYGPHFKEVGEKYGPFDITIIDGAQYDQRWPDIHMIPEQSIQANLDVKGTNMILMHWGAFTLANHGWKDPIERAIKEAKKEKLNLIYPKIGETVLLSSDLHLPSSSWWDF
- a CDS encoding nitroreductase; this encodes MNVKEALYTRRACRAFKSDQVDRDTIIDILNNAQQAPSWANTQPWEIFVAGGDALKRINQAYLDNTKNHVPTSLDIPRPTSWPEAANERMKELMSGVSVLVDNADKLFGELNLKFFYAPTVIFLCMDKSLTPWSMFDLGALSQSIMLAATERGLATMPAVELVHYPEVLRSQLDISDNLSVVFGIAIGYADEQHPMNKFKATRRPISEVAVIKGFE
- a CDS encoding MarR family winged helix-turn-helix transcriptional regulator; its protein translation is MTLPIRFLLAQILYIRNKEFRPYMAQAGLSSGYPKILDYLSFCEGSTQKELAVGCGVEPATMSVLLDNLEKEGYIEKRITKENRRAFQIFFTEKGRDKHDEIRQKIDSLEEQAFKGFTQEEQELFQSYLERYYRNWCDESN
- a CDS encoding MFS transporter, producing the protein MVQVKPSSESQHVDKLWNKNFIILLGANIFIYMAFYLVITLLSKYAISLGASLSMAGMIVGLFAIIVLFIGPFGGLLTDRTNKKYVMIIGTLINGIATLGYSFAPNIGILIFFRVLHGVGFSVTTASGLAWATDFIPKNKMGEGIGYLGISQIIATAFGPEIGIEAASGIGISKTFIIAAVLPIIASIFMSFISNENQACKKNSADKKNKINFRAIIATEILPLSLIGGLFSLGNGLVASFLVLLGEQRNIKGVGIYFIVNALLLVFTRPLSGKLYDRRGLSIILYPALLFSTMESLLLGHANALWMIILAAAVKAFGQGTAQPALQAECLRKLGSQRRGVASSTYFLGASIGQGFGPLIGGSIASVFGYAGMFNFSAVMMLCGILGYTIYNKKRAVLHV